DNA sequence from the Candidatus Zixiibacteriota bacterium genome:
CATAAAATCAAGTAGCGGAAACCCCTGCGAATTATCGAGCGAATCCTGCCGAAGAGAAAATCCAAAGGCGTCATCATATCGCCCGGCTTTGATATAATAAGCGGCCAGAAGCGCGGCCGTCCTCCCTCCGAGAATAGCAGGTATATTTTCCAACAGGGTTTTCTCTACTATAGTCGTTGATTCGGCAAATTCAAGCATCGCAAAAAGCCGTTTCTCGGCCTCTATGCCGATAAACGAGGTATCCTCGGCGGTCAACGGCAGAAAAGTCAAAGTGGCGCGTCGGTAATCCCGTTGCTTCTCAAAGAGCGTTCCCTGCTCGAGACCAAAGAGAAGCGAATCTCCGCTTTCAGTGCGGGCGCGTTCGATGAGTTTGAGACCTTTTTCTTCCTGACCATGGGCGATGAGACTTCGCACTATAACCAGATACTGTTTTGCTCCCAGCGATTTTAAGAGTTCAGCGGCTCTGTCATACTCCTGATTCCCTGGCTCAATTTTCCCTTGATCAACAAGCGATTCAGCGAGACTGAGGCGGTAGGTATAGTTCAGCGGAAAGCGATCGGCCATCGCCCGGAGGAGCGTCTCGTTCTTCTCGTGGTATTTCAGTTCGGTATAGCATGCGCGGAGAAGATTGGCCGCAAGTTCGTTACTCGGAGCACTTTCATAGATTGTTTCGAGCAACGCGGATGCGCCCTCGAAATTTCTTGCGCGAATCAATTGACGGGCAACGATGATACGTTCGTCGCCGGAGCGGTCATTTTCATTTGTAATTATCTCAATCGGGAGAGGTCTGACTCCGCCATCCTGCGATGATACTGACGGAACTACCCCGACGAGAAATATCAAAACAGGCATCATTAAAAACTGAGGCATAAACCGGTTCGCCGATGAAGTGCTCACTGTACCTCTGGCGCTGTCTGCGGTGCGCTGTTTTCTGTTGTGCCGGCTTGCAATAGCGACCTAAAGTACGCCTTGATCTGCTCCTGGTATTGCGGCGGGCAGTCACTGCTCAAAAAGCGTCTCAGGCGATCTTCAAATTCGGTTTTGTTATTGAGCAAATCACCGCTCAATTCTGCGGGAAGAAAGACTGCTTGTGAGTTCGCCGATGTCGCCTGACGCTGTTCGGCGAAGTCTTTGCGCTGCATTGTCCGCGTGGCTTCAAGCATGCGCGAGAATATTTTCAACTGCCGCTGGGATGTTTCTTCGCCTATTTCTCCGTTGGAGAGATCTTCTTCTACTTTCTTCATTTCTTTGGAAATATCATCAAGGCGACCCATAATCTGACGCGAGCCATCGAATTCCTTTTCAAGCTCTTCGAGCGATTTCCTGATTGAACCCTGTTCTCCGGCGATTCGCTGAAGTCCCTCACGGGTCATGGCCGACCGATTCCCCTGTCCTGGCATCGGTTGCTGGCCATCGGGACACATCCCCTGGGTCTTCTCGTTTAACTGCTGTTGTTGCTGAGCAAGCGATTCAAGCTTGGGCATGCCGCTGTTGCAACTGCTACTGGGGTTATTGCACTGTTTCTGCTGGTCAAGCGACTCCATTAGGCGATTTGCAGCCTTGTTCAGCGAGGCCATTGCCTCGCGCTGATGGGAGGTTGCGCCTGCGCTGTTTTTGCTGTCGCATTGTTTTGTGGCCTCATCCATATTCTGCGAGGCTTGATCCACAAGCTTTTGAAGTTCTGCGGCGACAAAGGGGGATTTTTTGCCAAGCTCGGCGATCGTTCCCTTAAGTCCTTCGGTCGCCGCGGCTAAATCCTGCTGGGATTCGGCCATATCACGCATAACCATCGAATTGGGCTGCATGGCTGCGGCTTCTCGCAGAAGGCTCTCTTGATTTTGAGATAGCTGATTGGCATCATCGATTGCCTGTCGAATTGCACGTTCAGATTCTTTATTTTCTCCGCCCTGCATGGCCATCTGCTGTTTTTGCATTTCACTCAGCATCTCGCTCAATTTCGAGAGCGCCTCTTTTTCCTGCTTCATTGCGCTTGGCTTTTGCGACTGTTTAAGAGCCGAGGATGACTGCTGCATATTTTTTTCGGCATCGGTCTTTTCGAGCGCTTCGGCAAATTTTTGAGCCTCAGGAGACTTCTCCATCTCGGCATTCTTCATTGCTTCCTTGAGTTCACCTACTTCCTTCTTAAGATTTTCCAAATCGTTCTTTACTTTTTCTTGCGCTGACTGGAGTTCCGGAAGTTTTTCATCCTTTGAAGCCGCAGTCTTCTCGTTGACCGCTTCCTGCTCCTTGACCAACTGCTCGGCTTTGCGGATCATGGCTTCCATCTTCTGCTCCATCTGCATTTTTTTGAGCAAAGATTTTGTCCGTTCGAGACGCTGCATCATTTCTTCATGGGAGAGCTGGAAGTCTTTCATGGCCTTTTGCATCTCGTTTCGGTCAAGTTTCTCCAGGGCTTCCATGAGCTTCTTCTGAGCTTCGCGCATTTCCGGGGTTGCGACTTCTTCGAAAAGCTTCTGTATTTCAGCCATCTTTTCCATTATCTCGCGGCTCATCAGAGAGTTCTCTTTTAATTCGTCGAGCGACTTCTCCATCTCCTTGGCCATTTCATCAATCTGTTTTACCATCTCTTCATTTTTTTCGGCGATGGATTCAAGGTCTTTCTGCTGTTGCCAGTCGGCTTTTTTGGAGTCACGATTTTGCGAGTCAAGCTTGCGTCCGGCGCTTTTCATCCGCTGTACCAGTTCTTTGCCTGTCTTAATAAGTTTCTCTGTCTGACTGATACGCGTTTCGCCTTCAGTTTCAGCCTGCTGGGTAATTTCTTCCAAAGAAGGTAGCCGCGCGATATACTGGCGCGAGTGGCTTATTTTTGGTCCGGAGACGCGGTCATTATCAGCGACTTCAAAGAAGTAACTGACATAGTCTCCCGGGAACAAGGCAAGCGATTCCATATCCCAGTTAAATTCAATGTCGCCTTCGACTTTTATTTTCTCCGAGAAATGAATAACCGCGACGTTTTCAGCCGACTGCTTACCGCGTGAGAAAATCGAGTATTTCAGCACAAGCGACGAAAAGCCATAATCATCACTGATACGCGCTAAAAGCGGCAGCATCATCTCTTCGGTCAAATTGGCATCAAACCCGGGGCGAATAACATCCACCGTCGGATATTCATCGGGAATGGCAGTAATTGTGTACTCAATCGGATCGGGGTTGGTCTCACCGAGTCGATCGACAAGGCTGACATAATAACTGCGCGATTTATCCACAACGAGCGACAGTTCACCGGTCTTGTTGTTGACCGTTATGGGTGTGCGGCTTGAATCCTGAAAAACCAACTCGGCGCTCTGCATCGGCAGGTTTGTTTCAATCGAGAGGTTAACCCGGCTCCCGACCACAGCAGAAAATGAGCCGTTGTTTTCGTCGATTGTCGTCGGCTGTAATCCGGTGTAGTCAGGATAGAAAATGGCAACGCGGATATTTTCGACGCGGGGGCGGTCGACCACGGTAATCGTTTGCACATCGCTTTTAATCCGGCCGGCCGTGACATAATACTCGAAAGATTTGTTGATCTGGCGAAGAGTCAACTCGGCGACGACTGAATCACCAGCGGCGATTGCAGCATAGTCGACAGTCTTGAGATCAATGGCTGATTCCTGCCAGCTTCCCCCTGTCAGACGATGATGAATGACAGCTTGCTGGGGCAGTCTCTGTCCGATAATGGCTGCGCCGATTTGGATGTCGCGGTATTTTACCCATTCGGTGGTGCCAGGAATGGGATTAACCTGATATGAAAGCGGTGGTGCAATTTCAGTGGTCGGGTTGGAAAAGACCTCGTATGAGTAACTAAACAGTCCGGGAAAGATAAAGAGCATAGCCGCGCCAAGAACGGCGGAGACGGCAAGATACCGGCTGGTCCGTGCAATAGGATGAAATGAAACGATTTCGTTAAAGTTCACACTGCCAGCCCGACTGATTGCATGCATTTGGGTGGCTTCCATCAGTTCCGAGGAAAAACCGGGATTGCTTTTCATCCGAGAAAACTGAATGGCGGCGATAAGCAGGCCTTTGAGTTCGGGATTCTTCTGTTCCAGTCCCAAAGCGACAGACTCAATATTGCCATTGAAAAGGCGAGAGAAGGCAAACCGCGCAAAAAAGAAAAGTGTGACGCCAGCCGTGGCCACAAGCAACGAGACTTTGAGCCAAACCGGAAGTACCATCACATTGGCAAGTACTGAAAGCAGAAGCCACATGCCGACTCCAGCCGCAACTGTGGTAAGCAGGCCGGCGGTGAAAAGCATCAGCCTTTGTTTGAGCAAGATTCCTTTTAATTTATCAATCAGGCTGCTGGTGGACTCAATCGGACTCATAGTAGACTCCTCGGTGTTTGCGTGTCTCGGCTGTTCTTTGTTCGCGAATCTTCTTTCATTTTCTGTATTGTCGTTCGGCCCTTTTCAATCGAGCGGAACGCCTATTGTCTCGTTAGTATAACAGCGCGTAGGCAAGTAAGTTTAGCCCCATTTTTAAAGCTTGAGCGCGTTTCTCCGGCGAGTCATTGTGGACTTGGCTGTCTTCCCAGCCATCTCCTATATCAGATTCGACAAGGAAGTAGACCACAGCCCGGCCATTTATTATTATGGCATAGCCGCGCGGCGGGTTGTTGTCATGTTCGTGGATTTTCGGCGGGCCGTTTGGGAAATCATAAAAACTGTGATACAATTTGTGGTCAAATGGCAGATCGACAACTGGACGCTCCGAGAAGAGGGTGGCCATTTCCTTCAAAAATGACTGGGCCATCCCATACGAGTCATTGACGAACAGGAATCCCCCACCCAAAAGGTAATCTTTCAGCCGCTCTTTTTCTTCGCCGGAGAAACTGATCACTCCATGTCCGGTCGCGAAAAGAAAGGGGTATCGGAAGAGATCGGCGTCCATTATCTGAACCTGCCGCTCAATTGTATCGACTGGAAAATCGCTATTGTCGCGGACGAATTTCAAAAAGTTAGGCACGGCGGAACTTCCCCAATACCAGTCCCCTCCTCCGCTATAATGGAGTCGGGCGACTTTAATTGATGACGGATCAGGATGGTAACGTAAACTCTGGTCTGATTGCGGGTTCACAAGTATCGGACTGATTCTTTGCTGAGTCTGGGCGGAGATCGAATAGCACCAAGTAACGGAAATAGCGAAAAATAGAGTAAGGGTTCGAAAGGTTGCGTAGTTATAAGTTGAGCCCATACCTGCAATATACAATTGTCTGCCCATTTTAGGCGAAAAATCTGGCCAAGTGAGGAAAAGAAGGCTAAATAAGCTTAAAATTTGCCCAGCTAATGGAATCTAAAAATAGCTGATATCTTAATTCCTCACTGGCTCAAGATGGTTAAACCGTCGACTGTTCCTCGAATTCGGCGTGAGGATTCTCTTCTTCATTCACATAATTAACTGTTAGCGGCCCGGCTGCACTTAATTGTATGACTGCGCCGTTTTCACTCCAGGTAAAATGTCTGGTTCCGGCCCCAATCATGGTAAAGCCTCCAGTTGGAAGTTCCTTGAGCTCAAATTCATCAAATACGTCTCCCAGACCTATTGAAAAAGAGCCTGAAATGACCGTTATAGTCGCATTGGTGAAAAGCCAATTAGCTGGAATCCTATACCCAGCAGGGATTTCGAGACGAATAGTAAACAAGCCTGACCGGCTTGGGTCTCCTTCAAGAACCGCGACTCGGGCGCCCGACGGCAGAAATAACGGACCCTCGGTCCACTGCATATCAGTCGGATTGACAACAATATGGGAGACATGATTTGATATTATGCTGTCCATATTCGCTGTCTGGCTTTCGTCGGTTTCCTCGTGCAATATTTGGCTGATTACAGACTCCGATGTCTGGCTTATTACTGAGTTCTCTTTTAGATTTGATAAAAGCAGTCCTCCTGCCCCAAGTAATAAAATTGCTAAGAATAATCTTTCCCTCATCTGTTTCTCCTTAACGTAGACAGTTTACACAATCTTTACTATTTATACAGCGGGGAGATTGCGACTGTTGTGGGGAAGGCCGCCCCCATACATATGAAAAGGGGTCTAAACTCTTGGATAAAAAACAAGCCGTTCGGAGAATATCCGAACGGCTTGTTTCCAAAAGATTTTTGGCTGAGAGAAAACGACTTTTATTTAAATCGTTTCGGACTGCGGGCTTCCCATTCAACAAGGATGGGGCTTGCCACAAAAATCGAACTGTACGTCCCAATTAAAACTCCGATTATCAGCGCAAGCGAGAAATTCTTCAAAACCACTCCGCCAAAGGCATAAAGAATCAGAACGACAATGAGCAGGGTCATTGAAGTGTTCAATGTCCGCGAGAGCGTTTCATTGATGGAAAGGTTTACTGAATTAACAAACTCGCCTTTGGTTCGGTACTTGCGAAGGTTCTCTCGTATTCTGTCGAAGACCACCACGGTATCGGTCAGTGAATATCCGGCAATGGTTAACAAGGCTGTCACGATGAGCAAGTCAAACTCCAACCCAAAAATATAAAAGATTCCGATAATCGCTAGGACATCGTGAAAAGTTGCGATCGTAGCGGCCACACCAGAACGCAAATCGAAACGAAAAGCGATGTAGGCGAGAATTCCTACCAATGAGATAAGAATTGCCTTCACGGCGTCTTTTCGGAGGCTTTCGCCTACTGAAGGGCCGATAATATGCTCGGAGTCACGGATAAAGGCATTGCCTGGGAATTTTTTCTCCAAGGCGCCCACCAGAGCTTCGAGTTTTTCGCTGCCTGCGGCATCGCTTTCAGGCCGTTTGGTTTTAATTATAAAAGTCTTGTTCTCGTTATCCGCCACCTGAGTTACCGAAGCGTCGCTGAATTCTGTCTCCACCGCGGCGCGGACACTCTCTATTGAAACCGGGCTTTCAAAGTGACCCTGGACCATGACCCCGCCTGCGAAATCAATTCCCATCTCGGCTTTCCCCAAAAGAATCATGACAAAGGCAAAAATGCCAATGGCGGAGAGAATCGCCGAGACAATAAAGGACACTTTTCGTTGTCCGATAAAATCTATTTTCGTATCTCCAATTAGTCTAAACATAATATCCTCATTTTATATAGTCTTGCTGATGCGGTTAGATGCTGAGCGTTTTGTATCCTTTGCGAATATCAAAAATTGCTTTGGTGATAACGTAAGCTGTAAAGAGTGATAGTGTCACACCCCAAAACAGAGTAATCGCGAATCCTTTGATCGGACCCGAGCCGAATATAAAGAGCGCTCCGGCAGTAATAAGTGTTGTAACGTGCGAATCCAGAATCGCGGTGAAAGCTCGATCATATCCGGCATCGATAGCCGCTCTGATCGTTTTGCCAGTTCGCATCTCCTCTCGAATTCGCTCGAAAATAAGGATATTTGAGTCGACCGAAATACCAATAGTCAGAATGATACCGGCAATGCCCGGCATCGTAAGCGTCGCTCCAAGTCCCGCTAAGATAGCCAGCAGGAAAAAGACGTTAAAGAGCAAGCCGATATCGGCAATCAACCCGGACATCCGGTAATAGGCGCCGATATAGGCCAGCACGAGAATAAGTCCAAGGAGCGAAGAGATGAATCCTTTGCGGATTGAATCGGCTCCAAGCGAGGCCCCGACAACATTTTTCTCGATGATTTCGACCGGGGCAGGCAGCGCGCCGGCTTTGAGAACAATCTCAAGGTTGCGAGCTTCATCCACATTCGCCGAGGAGCCCATTGTTATCTGGCCCCGGTTACGGATTTTCGAATTGATAAAGGCGGCTGATTCAACCTTGTCATCCATGACTATGGCAAGCGGTTTATCTATGTTAGCTCCAGTCAGCTGACCGAACCGATTGGCGTTGTCTCCGGAGAGTTGGAAGTCTACAGAAAATCCGCCGTTTTCTCCGACGCCGAGTTTGACACCCTCAATAAATCGACCGAGAAATTCGACTTTCCGTTTGAGCACAAAAAGCTCATAGGCCTCTCGGTTGTTGACAATCGACGAGCGAGTTGACCAGGCAAACTCGACGCCCTGAGGAATAACATGCTGGACTTCGGGCAATGCCAGCCAGCGTTCAAGTATCGGTTTATCGTTTCGACCGACAATGAAGCCGGGCCAGTTAATGCCGGTCTTGCTGTTGAACATTGAGATCTCAAGGCGCGAAGAAAATGGCTTCTCCTCTGCTCCAACCTTTGCGCTGTCGTCAAACTCAAAACTTGACGTGTCGCGCGAACTGTCTCCCATCATTTCAGAAAGAACATCGCTGGAATTTGATGCCGTATCGGTTGATTTACTTGTTGTATCAGCAGGGGTTCGCGGTGTTTCAGTCATGCCACTCTTGGCAAGTTCCATACTATGGACAACCGAGTCAACTTTGGCGAGGACCTGCTCGGCAGTTGCGAAGCTTTCCATCATTTTGAATTCGAGTAAAGCCGTTTTGCCGATAAGAGCCTCGGCTCTGCTGGCATCGGTGTACCCCGGCAGGTCAATAATGATTCTGTCTTCGCCCTGCTTTTGGATAATCGGCTCGACAACACCAAGTCCGTCAATTCGACTGCGCAGAACCTGCATCGCCCGGTCAACAGCTCCCTCGCGCAAAGCTGGCTCAAGTTCCTCCGATTTCACGCGAAGAACGGTGTGAATTCCGCCTTGCAAGTCCAGTCCGAGTCTGATTGAATTTTGCTGTAACTCAAGCAGTTTGTCCGGATTGCTTTCTTGCAAAGCAGATCTTTCGGCATCGTCCATTGTCCAAAGCTTGAATGTATCCCAAAACGCCATAAAGGATAAAATCACCAGTACTGCGGTGATGCCCCAGCGCCATTTTTGTCCAGAAGACATAGCGGTCTCCTTTGTGTTAAAAAGTTAATAGTTCGATTCTTCTAAATTGTCAGAAAAGGGCCTTGTGAAATCCAAGGCAGTAAGTATAGACGGAGTTAGCTTGTGCCGGAAGGACGCGCGCCGACAAGAGTGAATTGTCGGCCAAGCAAAGCGCAGACCCGATCAGGCGTTGAGGCAATTGCCCCATTCCTGATGAGAATTGGCTGTATTGTAACTATTCGCGGAGAGTGCTCGTTAATAACGTAGGCTCGGAACTGTGAATTGTCCGAGGGCGGAAGTGAAGCGGTCAGCTGTTGATGAACATCACCGCTCTGTTTCTTTTCCCCTTTGGCAATCTCATCGAGAGGGCTGTCGGCTGTTGGCGCCGGGGTTAAATTATCACAGTGAAGATTTTTAATTTTCTCTGAATTGTCATGGAAGGTAACATCCCGATTGGCTAAAGACCATCCGCTCAGAAACCACGAGCAAAAAATAAGGGAGATAATCCAGACATGGATTACGGTTCGAAATTTTCGGGTTATACTATTCATCATAAGACTTACCAAATATACGGTCTGGGAGTCATCTGTCAACGGCAATTTATGAACAAAGTTTCAGGGTCACGCCTATCCAAGCTCAACCGGCAGAAACAAGACAGGTTAAAGAATGACCATGATTTAGCACTCTCGACTCCTCTTCAATCATGGCTTCTTCTTAGGGCCAAAACCCGCCCGGAAAGCGGGCAAAAGCGAAGTGCGGTATCGAGTAAAATAGATAGCCGCCAAAACAATATATATGGCGGCGATTTCGAGGCGTATGCTTTCAACCAGTAACTGGGCCATAAAAAGCGCAAAGAGAGCGCTCGCCTCAAGCCGGCTCATCCGCAAATTTACGAAAACTGCCACGGCAAAGAGCGACTGGGCCGCAGTAAGATACAGTTCATGGTCCTGAACTAAGTCAAGTTCAAACGGCATAATCTTGCCTCCGGAAATCGCATAGACCAACGGAATCGTACCGACAAGCAGGGTCCAGTGGTTGACTTTTGAGGAGATAAGAGCCCTCATTGCTAAGCTTGCCGAGCCGCGAAGGGTCCATGTGGCGGCAATCACAAACTCAGGAAGCTCGCTTGCTAGTGGAGCAAGCCACTGCACAAGCAGAAATTCATTTATTTTCAACAAGCGCCCGGATGCAACAAGCGATTCCGCAAAAGGTTCGGCAACCAAGAAAATCACCGCTCCCGAGAAAAGAAAAAGGAGTCCGGTGCACACTCTCCGTGGAACAGTTTTCATATTTGCGACAATTTTAACCGGCCCCACTAACTCCGGCTCAGCAGATTCCATCTGGGCGGTGCGGCGGGCGTACATGACATACAGCCCAACAAGTATGACAGTATCAACAAGATTGAGGCTTCCTTTGAGAGGAATAGTGAAGGAATAAAGAGTTGCAAGCGCGAGATAGAAGATTTCAACGCGCTGGCTCTCTTCAAGCACAATCTGTTTTTTCTTCTTGAAAAAAACATAGAGAAATAGCACCACCGGCCAGCCCAACCCGACCAGCAGTCGATTGGCTCCGGTCATATTTGCCAGGGCGTACGCTTTTTGTGAAGGGTCATGCGCAGAATTCCAAGTAAAGACAAAATCGACCGCATATTCAGGAAGCACCGCAATGAGAGCAAGAATTGCGATG
Encoded proteins:
- a CDS encoding cupin domain-containing protein, whose translation is MRERLFLAILLLGAGGLLLSNLKENSVISQTSESVISQILHEETDESQTANMDSIISNHVSHIVVNPTDMQWTEGPLFLPSGARVAVLEGDPSRSGLFTIRLEIPAGYRIPANWLFTNATITVISGSFSIGLGDVFDEFELKELPTGGFTMIGAGTRHFTWSENGAVIQLSAAGPLTVNYVNEEENPHAEFEEQSTV
- the secF gene encoding protein translocase subunit SecF; amino-acid sequence: MFRLIGDTKIDFIGQRKVSFIVSAILSAIGIFAFVMILLGKAEMGIDFAGGVMVQGHFESPVSIESVRAAVETEFSDASVTQVADNENKTFIIKTKRPESDAAGSEKLEALVGALEKKFPGNAFIRDSEHIIGPSVGESLRKDAVKAILISLVGILAYIAFRFDLRSGVAATIATFHDVLAIIGIFYIFGLEFDLLIVTALLTIAGYSLTDTVVVFDRIRENLRKYRTKGEFVNSVNLSINETLSRTLNTSMTLLIVVLILYAFGGVVLKNFSLALIIGVLIGTYSSIFVASPILVEWEARSPKRFK
- the secD gene encoding protein translocase subunit SecD; this translates as MSSGQKWRWGITAVLVILSFMAFWDTFKLWTMDDAERSALQESNPDKLLELQQNSIRLGLDLQGGIHTVLRVKSEELEPALREGAVDRAMQVLRSRIDGLGVVEPIIQKQGEDRIIIDLPGYTDASRAEALIGKTALLEFKMMESFATAEQVLAKVDSVVHSMELAKSGMTETPRTPADTTSKSTDTASNSSDVLSEMMGDSSRDTSSFEFDDSAKVGAEEKPFSSRLEISMFNSKTGINWPGFIVGRNDKPILERWLALPEVQHVIPQGVEFAWSTRSSIVNNREAYELFVLKRKVEFLGRFIEGVKLGVGENGGFSVDFQLSGDNANRFGQLTGANIDKPLAIVMDDKVESAAFINSKIRNRGQITMGSSANVDEARNLEIVLKAGALPAPVEIIEKNVVGASLGADSIRKGFISSLLGLILVLAYIGAYYRMSGLIADIGLLFNVFFLLAILAGLGATLTMPGIAGIILTIGISVDSNILIFERIREEMRTGKTIRAAIDAGYDRAFTAILDSHVTTLITAGALFIFGSGPIKGFAITLFWGVTLSLFTAYVITKAIFDIRKGYKTLSI
- a CDS encoding DUF4175 family protein yields the protein MSPIESTSSLIDKLKGILLKQRLMLFTAGLLTTVAAGVGMWLLLSVLANVMVLPVWLKVSLLVATAGVTLFFFARFAFSRLFNGNIESVALGLEQKNPELKGLLIAAIQFSRMKSNPGFSSELMEATQMHAISRAGSVNFNEIVSFHPIARTSRYLAVSAVLGAAMLFIFPGLFSYSYEVFSNPTTEIAPPLSYQVNPIPGTTEWVKYRDIQIGAAIIGQRLPQQAVIHHRLTGGSWQESAIDLKTVDYAAIAAGDSVVAELTLRQINKSFEYYVTAGRIKSDVQTITVVDRPRVENIRVAIFYPDYTGLQPTTIDENNGSFSAVVGSRVNLSIETNLPMQSAELVFQDSSRTPITVNNKTGELSLVVDKSRSYYVSLVDRLGETNPDPIEYTITAIPDEYPTVDVIRPGFDANLTEEMMLPLLARISDDYGFSSLVLKYSIFSRGKQSAENVAVIHFSEKIKVEGDIEFNWDMESLALFPGDYVSYFFEVADNDRVSGPKISHSRQYIARLPSLEEITQQAETEGETRISQTEKLIKTGKELVQRMKSAGRKLDSQNRDSKKADWQQQKDLESIAEKNEEMVKQIDEMAKEMEKSLDELKENSLMSREIMEKMAEIQKLFEEVATPEMREAQKKLMEALEKLDRNEMQKAMKDFQLSHEEMMQRLERTKSLLKKMQMEQKMEAMIRKAEQLVKEQEAVNEKTAASKDEKLPELQSAQEKVKNDLENLKKEVGELKEAMKNAEMEKSPEAQKFAEALEKTDAEKNMQQSSSALKQSQKPSAMKQEKEALSKLSEMLSEMQKQQMAMQGGENKESERAIRQAIDDANQLSQNQESLLREAAAMQPNSMVMRDMAESQQDLAAATEGLKGTIAELGKKSPFVAAELQKLVDQASQNMDEATKQCDSKNSAGATSHQREAMASLNKAANRLMESLDQQKQCNNPSSSCNSGMPKLESLAQQQQQLNEKTQGMCPDGQQPMPGQGNRSAMTREGLQRIAGEQGSIRKSLEELEKEFDGSRQIMGRLDDISKEMKKVEEDLSNGEIGEETSQRQLKIFSRMLEATRTMQRKDFAEQRQATSANSQAVFLPAELSGDLLNNKTEFEDRLRRFLSSDCPPQYQEQIKAYFRSLLQAGTTENSAPQTAPEVQ
- a CDS encoding sodium:calcium antiporter, translated to MSHEREHYAITPSLYIILILAIVSTLPGSWLGLTHAHISPITGAIISGVAIFGAAFMLSWAAEAAQIDISQGLAIAILALIAVLPEYAVDFVFTWNSAHDPSQKAYALANMTGANRLLVGLGWPVVLFLYVFFKKKKQIVLEESQRVEIFYLALATLYSFTIPLKGSLNLVDTVILVGLYVMYARRTAQMESAEPELVGPVKIVANMKTVPRRVCTGLLFLFSGAVIFLVAEPFAESLVASGRLLKINEFLLVQWLAPLASELPEFVIAATWTLRGSASLAMRALISSKVNHWTLLVGTIPLVYAISGGKIMPFELDLVQDHELYLTAAQSLFAVAVFVNLRMSRLEASALFALFMAQLLVESIRLEIAAIYIVLAAIYFTRYRTSLLPAFRAGFGPKKKP
- a CDS encoding DUF4159 domain-containing protein, producing MGSTYNYATFRTLTLFFAISVTWCYSISAQTQQRISPILVNPQSDQSLRYHPDPSSIKVARLHYSGGGDWYWGSSAVPNFLKFVRDNSDFPVDTIERQVQIMDADLFRYPFLFATGHGVISFSGEEKERLKDYLLGGGFLFVNDSYGMAQSFLKEMATLFSERPVVDLPFDHKLYHSFYDFPNGPPKIHEHDNNPPRGYAIIINGRAVVYFLVESDIGDGWEDSQVHNDSPEKRAQALKMGLNLLAYALLY